The Microbulbifer hydrolyticus genome has a segment encoding these proteins:
- a CDS encoding cupin-like domain-containing protein has protein sequence MHGCNPIVTLEGISCGEIPPEILSANRPVVLKGLVDHWPLVEEGRRSPAAAVDYLVSHYNGKPCLVNFGRREMEGRYFYDEDVRTLNYDTLRAPIDEVLVKILQTLEPDDASDPDNPYHSYYISSTSVDGHLPGLRKDNDLEIPRQERTYPVASPQMKIWIGNRSVASCHYDALDNIACCVAGRRRFTIFPPEQFPNLYFGPLDLTPGGQAISMVDFSNPDFERFPRFRDALAAGYVAELEPGDAIYIPSMWMHHVEGLSPFNILVNYWWDDAPLYTGSGMNALYHGILTLRDKPEHEKEGWRQLFEYYVFGPGDRAGEHLPEQARGVLGKLDNNSARQLRAMLINKLNR, from the coding sequence ATGCACGGTTGTAATCCCATCGTGACACTGGAGGGGATTTCCTGTGGAGAGATTCCTCCGGAAATCCTGTCGGCCAATCGTCCGGTGGTGCTGAAAGGGCTGGTGGACCATTGGCCGCTGGTCGAGGAGGGAAGGCGTTCACCGGCGGCAGCAGTGGATTACCTGGTCAGTCACTACAACGGTAAGCCCTGCCTGGTCAATTTTGGCCGACGGGAAATGGAGGGGCGGTATTTTTACGATGAAGACGTACGCACCCTGAATTACGATACCCTGCGCGCGCCCATCGATGAGGTACTGGTAAAAATACTGCAGACTCTGGAACCGGATGACGCCAGTGATCCGGATAACCCGTACCATTCCTACTACATTTCTTCCACTTCCGTCGATGGCCACCTTCCTGGCTTGCGCAAAGATAATGACCTGGAAATTCCGCGTCAGGAGCGGACCTACCCGGTAGCGTCGCCGCAAATGAAAATCTGGATTGGCAACCGGTCCGTGGCCAGTTGCCACTATGATGCGCTGGACAATATCGCCTGCTGTGTCGCTGGCCGGCGCCGCTTTACCATTTTTCCCCCGGAGCAGTTCCCCAACCTTTACTTTGGCCCACTGGATCTTACTCCCGGTGGCCAGGCGATCAGCATGGTGGATTTTTCCAACCCGGATTTCGAACGCTTCCCGCGCTTCCGCGACGCGCTGGCCGCCGGGTATGTGGCAGAGCTCGAACCCGGGGATGCGATCTATATACCGAGTATGTGGATGCACCATGTGGAGGGACTGAGCCCTTTCAATATTCTGGTGAACTACTGGTGGGACGATGCCCCGCTGTATACCGGTTCCGGTATGAATGCCCTGTATCACGGCATTTTAACCCTGCGGGACAAGCCGGAGCATGAAAAGGAAGGTTGGCGCCAGCTGTTTGAGTATTACGTGTTCGGCCCCGGAGACCGCGCCGGAGAGCACCTGCCGGAGCAGGCGCGCGGCGTACTGGGGAAACTCGATAACAACAGCGCCCGTCAGTTACGCGCGATGTTGATCAATAAACTGAATCGCTAA
- a CDS encoding SapC family protein, giving the protein MQKAMQNNYVLLNNVEHADLKVLEHYSPDSGDGAAAVITFPTEFENIQREYPILLRKTPDDGDYQAVAILGLQKGENLFLGGTAAESNGWTGHYVPAMIARGPFIIGFQEAAEDSGEPPQPMIYVDLSSNKLSRSEGTPLFLEFGGNSPYLEYISGVLRTIHQGGGVGRTMFSALDELGLIEPVSINIDLKNGDKHQLSGYYTVSEERLNALDGEALHALNQAGYLRGVFLMLSSLGNIEKLVALKNARL; this is encoded by the coding sequence ATGCAGAAGGCCATGCAGAATAATTACGTGTTGCTCAACAACGTCGAACACGCCGATCTTAAAGTTCTGGAACATTATTCCCCTGACAGCGGTGATGGCGCCGCCGCGGTCATTACTTTTCCCACCGAATTCGAAAATATCCAGCGGGAATACCCCATCCTTCTGCGAAAAACCCCCGATGATGGCGACTATCAGGCCGTGGCTATCCTTGGCCTGCAGAAAGGGGAAAACCTGTTTCTGGGAGGCACGGCAGCGGAAAGCAATGGCTGGACAGGGCACTATGTGCCGGCCATGATTGCCCGGGGCCCATTTATCATCGGCTTTCAGGAAGCTGCAGAAGATAGCGGCGAACCGCCGCAGCCGATGATCTATGTGGATCTCAGTAGCAACAAGCTGAGTCGCAGTGAGGGTACTCCGCTTTTTCTGGAGTTCGGCGGCAACAGTCCCTACCTCGAATATATCTCCGGCGTGCTGCGCACCATCCATCAGGGCGGGGGCGTCGGGCGTACGATGTTTTCCGCATTGGACGAGCTCGGTCTGATCGAGCCAGTCTCCATCAATATCGATCTGAAGAATGGCGACAAGCACCAGCTTTCCGGGTATTACACGGTCAGTGAAGAGCGTTTGAATGCGCTCGATGGCGAGGCTCTGCACGCCCTGAATCAGGCAGGATATCTGCGCGGGGTTTTTCTGATGTTGTCTTCACTGGGCAATATTGAAAAGCTGGTGGCACTGAAAAATGCACGGTTGTAA
- a CDS encoding TonB-dependent receptor, protein MFERKKLSGAVVAAIASMTCASALAQDGALEEVTVTGIRASMDRAMDIKRESTGVVDAISAEDMGKFPDTNLAESLQRITGVSINRVNGEGAEVTVRGFGPDNNMVTLNGRTMPTGTTYGGGSGGDGTTRAEGSRAFNFANLASDNISGVQVYKTSKANVATGGIGATINIDTMRPLDNPGLTANVGVKAVADSTNRYNDDITPEVSGILSFANEDETWGAALALSHQQRDSGYSGVTVNNWNIGVWGQDDLYNQGGVPDADKAEIVNAPQDGQLYARPNDFRYAFSDTQRERLNGQLTLQFKPTEKITATVDYLYADNDIEEHRGEVTNWIQNGSNVARIVFDDSEIATPLSITEAYGGTVDVGYEQQFRSQSNTLDSLGINVEFEVNDSLTLAFDVHDSSMESLPTGPDRSGEVAIGLGSPTVTGKTLDFSGSTPQYSYSTSVPGNALTADNVGSSILRVRGAGSVNDITQAKFDGSFEFDNGRFDFGVETRQMEMNAYQTSGVNQALGNWGIANPGEFPAGMLDAINVASQFEDFNTGDSPVIGFRGDAVELTRYANTLYPDTCLCVSDTNSFKDILKEDTSAVYFQVGLNSELANMPVNFLAGARYETTDVDSQSLVNPIPYLVWENNNDFAPGAAGDQQAWSADASYDNLLPSLDFDIQFTDDLVGRFSYSKSIARAGYSDLKVAPGNFGLDGSTINGAIPTATSSNPGLLPLESNNLDLSVEWYYGDSSYVSLGFFEKRVDNFIGTGQIDETHFGILDQTAGPRVDAAIAELDNLGLATDDTNLYAMVVLMEHPEAITDNPDIFPNGVFEGTNEQLLLLGETEGWDVIPEAGDPEMVFRTSKPINNREAKIHGAELAAQHFFGETGFGIQANYTIVRGDVGFDNLGLPTENQFALTGLSDTANVVLVYENFGLQARLAYNWRDKFLTATNQGSSRNPRYVDTFSQIDMSIGYELTDQISLAFEGINITGEDITQYNRNERMVRYMDDLGARYQLGASYKF, encoded by the coding sequence ATGTTCGAACGCAAAAAACTTTCGGGTGCAGTGGTAGCTGCCATCGCCTCGATGACCTGTGCCTCTGCACTGGCTCAGGACGGCGCCCTGGAAGAGGTGACCGTCACCGGTATCCGCGCCTCCATGGATCGCGCCATGGACATCAAGCGCGAGTCCACCGGTGTGGTGGATGCCATCTCAGCAGAAGATATGGGTAAATTCCCGGACACCAACCTGGCGGAATCCCTGCAGCGGATTACCGGTGTGTCCATCAACCGGGTGAACGGCGAAGGCGCGGAAGTGACCGTGCGCGGTTTCGGCCCGGATAACAACATGGTGACCCTGAACGGCCGCACCATGCCGACGGGCACCACCTACGGCGGCGGCAGTGGCGGCGACGGCACGACTCGCGCCGAAGGGAGCCGCGCGTTCAACTTTGCCAACCTGGCGTCCGACAACATCAGCGGTGTCCAGGTGTACAAGACCAGCAAGGCGAACGTGGCGACCGGCGGTATTGGCGCCACTATCAATATCGACACCATGCGTCCCCTGGATAACCCGGGCCTCACTGCCAATGTTGGTGTGAAAGCGGTTGCGGATTCGACCAACCGTTACAACGATGACATTACTCCGGAAGTTTCCGGCATCCTCAGCTTTGCCAACGAAGACGAAACCTGGGGTGCCGCCCTGGCGCTGAGCCACCAGCAGCGTGACTCCGGCTACTCCGGCGTAACCGTGAACAACTGGAATATCGGTGTGTGGGGGCAGGATGACCTCTACAATCAGGGTGGTGTGCCCGACGCGGACAAGGCGGAAATCGTAAACGCCCCGCAGGATGGCCAGCTCTACGCGCGCCCGAATGACTTCCGCTACGCCTTCTCCGATACCCAGCGCGAACGCCTCAACGGCCAGCTGACCCTGCAATTCAAGCCCACCGAGAAAATCACAGCGACGGTTGATTATCTCTACGCGGACAACGATATCGAAGAGCATCGCGGTGAAGTAACCAACTGGATCCAGAACGGCTCCAACGTTGCGCGCATTGTATTTGACGACTCCGAAATTGCCACGCCGCTGAGCATCACCGAAGCCTACGGCGGCACCGTGGATGTGGGTTACGAGCAGCAGTTCCGCTCCCAGAGCAATACCCTGGACTCTCTCGGTATCAACGTGGAGTTCGAGGTTAATGACAGCCTGACCCTGGCGTTCGACGTACACGATTCCAGCATGGAAAGTCTGCCCACCGGGCCGGATCGCTCCGGTGAAGTGGCTATCGGCCTCGGTTCCCCCACCGTAACCGGTAAAACCCTCGATTTTTCCGGCAGCACCCCGCAGTACAGCTACAGCACCAGCGTGCCGGGTAATGCGCTGACCGCAGATAACGTAGGCTCCTCCATTTTGCGTGTGCGCGGTGCCGGTTCCGTCAACGACATTACCCAGGCGAAATTTGACGGTAGCTTCGAGTTTGACAACGGCCGTTTCGACTTCGGTGTTGAAACCCGTCAGATGGAAATGAATGCCTACCAGACTTCCGGCGTGAACCAGGCGCTGGGCAACTGGGGTATTGCCAACCCGGGTGAATTCCCTGCGGGAATGCTCGATGCCATCAATGTGGCCAGCCAGTTTGAAGACTTCAATACCGGCGACAGCCCGGTGATCGGTTTCCGTGGCGATGCGGTTGAGCTTACCCGTTATGCCAACACCCTGTACCCGGATACCTGCCTGTGTGTTTCCGACACCAACTCCTTCAAAGACATCCTGAAAGAAGACACCTCTGCGGTCTACTTCCAGGTTGGCCTGAACAGTGAGCTGGCGAATATGCCGGTGAACTTCCTCGCTGGCGCGCGTTACGAAACCACCGATGTGGACTCCCAGTCCCTGGTGAACCCGATTCCGTACCTGGTCTGGGAAAACAACAACGACTTCGCGCCGGGTGCGGCGGGTGATCAGCAGGCGTGGTCCGCCGATGCGAGCTACGACAACCTGTTGCCGAGTCTCGACTTTGATATCCAGTTCACCGATGACCTGGTGGGTCGTTTCTCCTACAGCAAGTCGATCGCGCGCGCCGGTTACAGCGACCTGAAAGTGGCGCCGGGTAACTTTGGCCTGGATGGATCCACTATCAACGGCGCTATCCCCACAGCCACTTCTTCCAACCCCGGACTGCTGCCGCTGGAATCCAACAACCTGGATCTGTCGGTGGAGTGGTACTACGGTGACTCCAGCTACGTTTCCCTCGGCTTCTTCGAGAAACGTGTGGACAACTTTATCGGTACCGGTCAGATAGACGAGACCCACTTCGGTATCCTCGACCAGACCGCAGGCCCGCGTGTTGATGCGGCCATCGCCGAGCTGGACAATCTGGGCCTTGCCACCGACGACACCAACCTCTACGCAATGGTAGTGTTGATGGAGCATCCGGAGGCCATTACTGATAACCCGGACATTTTCCCTAACGGTGTTTTCGAAGGTACCAACGAGCAATTGTTGCTGCTGGGTGAGACGGAAGGTTGGGACGTGATTCCGGAAGCGGGCGATCCGGAAATGGTGTTCCGCACCAGTAAGCCGATCAACAACCGTGAAGCGAAAATTCACGGTGCCGAACTGGCCGCGCAGCACTTCTTCGGTGAGACCGGCTTTGGTATCCAGGCCAACTACACCATCGTGCGCGGTGACGTAGGTTTCGATAACCTGGGTCTGCCTACTGAGAACCAGTTTGCCCTGACCGGCCTGAGTGACACCGCCAACGTGGTGCTGGTTTACGAAAACTTCGGTCTGCAGGCACGACTGGCCTACAACTGGCGCGACAAGTTCCTCACCGCCACCAACCAGGGTTCCTCTCGTAACCCGCGTTATGTGGATACCTTTTCACAGATTGATATGAGCATCGGCTATGAGCTGACCGATCAGATCTCTCTGGCATTTGAGGGTATCAACATTACTGGCGAGGACATCACCCAGTACAACCGTAACGAGCGTATGGTTCGCTACATGGATGACCTGGGTGCTCGCTACCAGCTGGGAGCTTCCTACAAATTCTGA
- a CDS encoding tryptophan halogenase family protein, giving the protein MAAMDNSAAGEHSGKNRIRRVVIAGGGTAGWVAAAALSTKLGELLDITLVESDAIGTVGVGEATIPPLRTFHHLLGIDEQAFMRATQATAKLGIAFENWGREGERYIHSFGKTGTSAWMCDFHHFWLRGKEMGFDSEFGEFCVEHQAAEAGRFATGPKSPLNFAYHLDATRYAAFLRTISEKHGVTRVEGKICDVRQNAHSGDIESLLLEGGEEIAGDLFIDCSGFRGLLIEKALGSGFEDWTHWLPSDSAVPLQTRATGPAMPYTRSIAESAGWRWRIPLQERVGNGLVYSSQYLSDEDATALLLERVDGEPLTDPRVIRFTTGRRKAAWKNNCIALGLASGFIEPLESTSIHLIVTGIVRLMQLFPFTGVESSLQEEYNRQTRVEMEDIRDFIVLHYHVNQREGDAFWDHCRQMAIPDSLAQRIELFRERAHAYQNNDELFRVDSWVQVMLGQGLQPESCHPVTQMMTRQEMQQLQTGLRARVAQSVNALPEHHAFIRQYCHAGDPVSA; this is encoded by the coding sequence ATGGCTGCGATGGATAATTCTGCTGCAGGCGAACACAGCGGAAAAAATCGGATAAGGCGGGTAGTGATCGCCGGTGGTGGTACCGCCGGCTGGGTCGCTGCCGCCGCACTGTCGACGAAGCTTGGCGAGCTACTGGACATCACGCTGGTGGAGTCCGATGCGATCGGTACTGTCGGCGTGGGGGAGGCCACCATTCCCCCATTGCGCACTTTCCATCACCTGCTGGGTATCGATGAGCAGGCTTTTATGCGCGCAACCCAGGCCACTGCGAAACTGGGGATCGCATTCGAAAACTGGGGAAGGGAAGGGGAGCGGTATATTCACTCCTTTGGCAAGACTGGAACCAGCGCCTGGATGTGTGATTTTCACCATTTCTGGCTGCGCGGAAAAGAGATGGGGTTCGATTCCGAATTTGGTGAGTTCTGTGTCGAGCACCAGGCCGCGGAAGCCGGCCGCTTCGCCACCGGGCCAAAGTCGCCACTCAATTTTGCCTATCACCTGGACGCGACGCGCTATGCCGCGTTTCTGCGCACTATCAGTGAAAAGCACGGGGTGACCCGGGTCGAAGGCAAAATCTGTGATGTCCGGCAGAATGCCCACAGCGGTGATATCGAATCCCTGCTGCTGGAAGGCGGCGAGGAGATTGCCGGTGACCTGTTTATCGACTGCAGTGGCTTTCGCGGACTGTTGATCGAAAAGGCGCTGGGCAGCGGCTTTGAGGACTGGACCCACTGGTTACCGAGCGACAGCGCGGTGCCCCTGCAGACCAGGGCCACCGGCCCGGCCATGCCCTATACCCGCTCCATCGCCGAGTCCGCCGGCTGGCGCTGGCGGATTCCGCTGCAGGAGCGCGTGGGTAACGGGCTGGTCTACTCCAGCCAATACCTCTCGGATGAGGATGCCACTGCACTGTTGCTCGAACGGGTAGATGGCGAGCCATTGACCGATCCCCGGGTGATCCGTTTTACCACCGGCAGGAGGAAAGCCGCCTGGAAGAACAACTGCATCGCCCTGGGGCTTGCCAGCGGATTTATCGAGCCACTGGAAAGCACCAGTATTCACTTGATCGTGACCGGTATTGTGCGTCTGATGCAGCTGTTTCCATTCACTGGTGTGGAGTCTTCGCTGCAAGAGGAGTACAACCGCCAGACCCGGGTCGAAATGGAAGATATTCGCGATTTCATCGTGCTGCACTATCACGTCAACCAGCGTGAGGGTGATGCCTTTTGGGATCACTGCCGGCAGATGGCGATTCCCGACAGTCTTGCCCAGCGTATCGAACTGTTCCGCGAGCGCGCCCACGCCTACCAGAATAACGACGAACTGTTTCGGGTGGATTCCTGGGTACAGGTAATGCTGGGGCAGGGGCTTCAGCCTGAAAGCTGCCACCCGGTGACACAAATGATGACCCGGCAGGAAATGCAGCAGCTGCAAACCGGACTTCGCGCCCGCGTTGCACAGAGTGTGAATGCACTGCCGGAGCACCATGCCTTTATTCGTCAGTACTGCCATGCCGGTGACCCCGTTTCCGCGTGA